In Synechococcus sp. KORDI-52, one genomic interval encodes:
- a CDS encoding CPP1-like family protein has product MAALGEPSPDANADDPFARLGLSRDAGFEQVQAAKARCLAEVSGDDQARAKIEAAYDAVLMARLRDRQQGQVSAAAATASEREATAGAIPALPAQAPMTNVFANLRNKLPDPSQSLSGLKPDWALVDGRGRSVRIIAGIVGVALLVFSAGSIQLVLALATIGVFLSQIRRGRRPLASLGWTLLVLSVGLAAGSLLNLALSPTAFEQLALSPLQIQALPAALLLWAAALFLA; this is encoded by the coding sequence ATGGCAGCCCTGGGTGAACCCAGTCCCGACGCAAACGCGGACGATCCATTCGCTCGTCTCGGCTTGAGCCGCGATGCGGGGTTTGAACAGGTTCAGGCGGCCAAGGCGCGCTGCCTCGCCGAAGTCTCTGGCGATGATCAAGCCAGAGCAAAGATTGAGGCGGCTTACGACGCTGTCCTGATGGCCCGTTTGCGTGACCGCCAACAGGGGCAGGTGAGCGCTGCTGCAGCGACCGCTTCGGAGCGCGAAGCGACGGCGGGAGCGATCCCTGCTTTGCCTGCACAGGCACCGATGACCAATGTTTTCGCGAATCTCCGCAACAAGCTTCCCGACCCCTCTCAGTCTCTCTCCGGTTTGAAGCCCGATTGGGCCCTTGTGGATGGGCGTGGGCGTTCCGTGCGAATCATTGCTGGAATCGTCGGCGTTGCTTTGCTGGTCTTCTCGGCCGGCAGCATTCAGTTGGTGCTGGCTCTGGCAACCATCGGTGTTTTTCTCAGTCAGATCCGCAGAGGTCGCCGCCCGCTTGCATCCCTTGGTTGGACGTTGCTGGTGCTCAGCGTGGGCTTGGCAGCGGGCTCGTTGCTCAATCTGGCCCTCTCTCCCACTGCTTTTGAGCAGCTGGCTCTCAGTCCTCTGCAGATCCAAGCCCTGCCTGCCGCTCTGCTGCTGTGGGCTGCCGCTCTGTTCCTGGCCTGA
- a CDS encoding peptide chain release factor 3: protein MSGSQATTDGDLAQVLASAVDRRRNFAIISHPDAGKTTLTEKLLLYGGAIQQAGAVKARGEQRKVTSDWMELEKQRGISITSTVLQFDYDATTINLLDTPGHQDFSEDTYRTLAAADNAVMLEDAAKGLEPQTRKLFEVCRMRQIPIFTFINKMDRPGREPLTLLDEIESELGLTPWAVNWPIGSGEQFRGVIDRRSKEVVLFSRAERGKQASEQRLSLDDPTLRELVEEELLDLAVEEMEFLEAAGAELDIEMVHAGELTPVFFGSAMTNFGVRPFLDAFLEMAQRPIARSSSDGLVDPLREGFSGFVFKLQANMDPRHRDRVAFVRVCSGRFEKDMTVKHARTGKAIRLSRPQKLFGQDRAVVEDAYPGDVIGLNNPGMFSIGDTLYVGSKVEYEGIPCFSPEIFSWLRNPNPSAFKNFRKGVNELREEGAVQILYDTDESKRDPILAAVGQLQLEVVQHRLENEYGVETRLEAMGFQVARWISGGWGELEKVGRIFNCKTVRDAWNRPVLLFKNEWNLNQLREDHPELELSSVAPVVSGVEPISL from the coding sequence ATGAGCGGCAGTCAAGCGACCACTGATGGTGATCTGGCCCAGGTTTTGGCCTCGGCGGTGGATCGCCGTCGCAACTTTGCGATCATTTCTCACCCGGATGCGGGAAAAACAACTCTCACCGAGAAGTTGCTGCTCTACGGCGGTGCCATTCAGCAAGCAGGGGCGGTAAAAGCACGGGGTGAGCAGCGCAAGGTGACCTCCGACTGGATGGAGCTTGAAAAGCAGCGGGGCATTTCAATCACCTCAACGGTGCTGCAGTTCGATTACGACGCCACCACGATCAATCTCCTGGACACGCCAGGTCACCAGGATTTTTCCGAAGACACCTATCGAACCCTGGCAGCGGCGGACAACGCCGTAATGCTTGAGGATGCCGCCAAGGGCCTGGAGCCTCAGACCCGGAAGCTGTTCGAGGTCTGCCGCATGCGCCAGATCCCAATCTTCACCTTCATCAACAAGATGGATCGCCCGGGGCGGGAACCGCTCACCCTGCTCGATGAAATCGAGTCGGAGCTCGGCCTCACCCCCTGGGCCGTGAACTGGCCCATCGGCAGTGGCGAGCAATTCCGCGGCGTGATCGACCGCCGCAGCAAGGAGGTGGTTCTGTTCAGCCGTGCTGAACGGGGCAAGCAGGCCAGCGAGCAACGGCTATCCCTTGATGACCCCACCCTGCGGGAGCTGGTGGAGGAGGAGCTCCTTGATCTGGCCGTTGAGGAAATGGAGTTCCTGGAAGCGGCTGGAGCCGAGCTGGATATCGAGATGGTGCATGCCGGTGAGCTCACCCCGGTGTTCTTCGGCTCCGCCATGACCAACTTCGGGGTCCGACCTTTTCTCGATGCCTTCCTCGAGATGGCGCAGCGACCGATCGCCCGCTCCAGCAGCGACGGCCTGGTGGATCCGTTGCGGGAAGGGTTCAGCGGTTTCGTGTTCAAACTTCAAGCCAACATGGACCCAAGGCACCGCGACCGCGTTGCCTTCGTCCGTGTCTGCAGCGGCCGTTTTGAAAAAGACATGACGGTGAAGCATGCCCGTACTGGCAAAGCGATTCGCCTGTCACGTCCTCAAAAGCTGTTCGGTCAGGACCGAGCCGTCGTGGAAGACGCCTATCCGGGAGATGTGATCGGTCTCAACAATCCCGGCATGTTTTCCATTGGAGACACCCTTTATGTGGGGTCGAAAGTGGAATACGAAGGCATTCCCTGTTTCAGTCCGGAGATTTTCAGCTGGCTGCGTAACCCCAACCCATCAGCCTTTAAGAATTTCCGCAAAGGGGTGAATGAGCTGAGAGAAGAGGGGGCTGTGCAGATCCTCTACGACACTGATGAGAGCAAGCGTGATCCGATCTTGGCGGCCGTGGGACAACTCCAACTGGAGGTGGTTCAGCACCGGCTTGAAAATGAATACGGCGTTGAAACTCGACTTGAGGCCATGGGTTTCCAGGTCGCCCGCTGGATCAGTGGTGGGTGGGGCGAACTCGAGAAGGTTGGGCGGATCTTCAATTGCAAGACCGTTCGTGATGCCTGGAATCGACCTGTGCTGCTGTTCAAGAATGAGTGGAACCTCAATCAGCTTCGGGAGGACCATCCCGAACTTGAACTCAGCAGTGTTGCTCCAGTGGTGAGTGGAGTGGAACCGATCAGTCTTTGA
- a CDS encoding trans-aconitate 2-methyltransferase yields MRMMQRRLEPELMNGDKQVQAYAAADFSSGDQATIEAIQRLLSRTSPLPPDPLVVDLGCGPGNITLRLAGLLPKARIIGIDGAESMLAVARERAQQQQLEISFLCQTLQEVLEGPLLGQADLIVSNSLLHHLHQPDLLWMVTRDLAAPGCRSLHRDLRRPASDAEIQQLLLKHLPSAPEVLQHDFAASLAAALEPQEVFAELHRLDLHQLTVSAEDDRYLVVSGLVKS; encoded by the coding sequence ATGCGGATGATGCAGCGCCGTTTGGAACCTGAGTTGATGAACGGCGATAAGCAGGTGCAGGCCTATGCCGCTGCTGACTTCAGTTCCGGCGATCAAGCCACCATCGAAGCGATTCAGCGTCTTCTCTCGCGCACTTCACCTTTGCCGCCTGATCCACTGGTGGTGGACCTGGGTTGTGGCCCGGGAAACATCACGCTTCGGTTGGCCGGCCTCCTCCCCAAGGCTCGGATCATCGGCATTGACGGTGCCGAATCGATGCTGGCTGTAGCCCGCGAGCGGGCGCAGCAGCAGCAGCTGGAGATCTCATTCCTTTGTCAGACCCTTCAGGAGGTTCTTGAAGGTCCTCTGCTTGGGCAGGCCGATCTGATCGTCAGCAACAGCCTTTTGCATCACCTGCACCAGCCCGATCTGCTCTGGATGGTCACCAGAGACTTGGCAGCACCGGGTTGTCGCAGCTTGCATCGGGATCTGCGGCGTCCTGCCTCCGACGCTGAGATTCAACAGCTGCTGCTCAAACACCTGCCATCGGCGCCAGAGGTGTTGCAGCACGACTTCGCTGCCTCGCTGGCGGCGGCCCTCGAACCTCAGGAGGTGTTCGCAGAACTCCACCGGCTTGATCTCCACCAGTTGACGGTGTCAGCGGAGGACGACCGTTATCTGGTGGTGTCAGGCTTGGTGAAGTCCTGA